In Sulfolobales archaeon, a single window of DNA contains:
- a CDS encoding CDC48 family AAA ATPase — protein sequence MSSRRDTSKNEIDLIVEPAKQRDVGKKFARIPKRIMRELGVESGDFIGIKGPKGVVYAQVMPGYTEDEDRNIIRIDGYIRESLGVGVGDIVRVFPEIKIPEADKVVLVPMEPVEEGGFIPFIGTIQDYMKNVAESLNEYSPYIKQQLLNKPLSRGEIVAVPIHPTFGRIIKFFVRSTSPSNVVYVSENTDIVIRYEPIEEIKKTLEGIPRVTWEDIGDLEEVKERLREIVELPMRHPEIFRHLGIEPPKGILLYGPPGVGKTLLAKALANEVGAYFIAINGPEIMSKFYGESEERLREVFKKAQENAPAIIFIDEIDAIAPKRSEVIGEVEKRVVAQLLTLMDGLQSRGRVVVIGATNRIDAVDPALRRPGRFDREIEIPPPDRRARREILLVHTRNVPLSEDVDIEKLADLTHGFTGADLAALVKEAAMISLKRFLRENTIDLSKPIPPDMLSKLVVEMRDFLQAMNVVQPTLIREVFVEVPEVRWSDIGGLEDVKQQLREAVEWPLKNPQIFEKMGIRPPKGILLYGPPGVGKTLLAKAAATESEANFIAVNGPEVLSKWVGESEKAIREIFRRARMVAPVIVFFDEIDAIAPVRGHDVSGVTDRIVNQLLSEMDGIKPLRGVVVIAATNRPDLIDPALLRPGRFDRVIYVPPPDKKARLEILKIHTRRIPLASDVDLEKLAEMTEGFSGADIEALVREAVMLALREKLEVRPVSMEYFMRALKSIKPSLVGDVNRKYENAIEKLIRSSFM from the coding sequence ATGAGTAGTAGGAGAGATACATCTAAAAATGAGATAGATCTCATAGTAGAACCTGCTAAGCAAAGAGATGTGGGAAAGAAATTTGCTAGAATACCCAAGAGAATTATGAGAGAACTTGGGGTGGAATCAGGAGATTTCATAGGTATAAAAGGACCTAAGGGAGTAGTATACGCTCAGGTCATGCCAGGCTATACGGAGGATGAGGATAGAAATATAATAAGGATCGATGGATATATCAGAGAAAGCCTAGGAGTAGGTGTTGGAGATATTGTGAGGGTATTTCCAGAGATCAAGATCCCTGAAGCAGATAAAGTAGTATTAGTTCCTATGGAGCCTGTGGAGGAGGGAGGTTTCATTCCTTTCATAGGAACGATCCAGGATTATATGAAGAATGTAGCGGAATCTCTTAACGAATATTCTCCCTATATAAAGCAGCAGCTTCTAAACAAACCACTATCAAGAGGAGAGATTGTGGCAGTTCCTATACACCCTACATTTGGCAGGATCATAAAATTCTTTGTGAGATCAACTTCTCCATCTAATGTAGTCTATGTATCAGAGAATACAGATATAGTGATAAGATACGAGCCTATTGAAGAGATTAAGAAAACCTTAGAAGGCATACCAAGAGTAACATGGGAGGACATAGGAGATCTTGAGGAGGTGAAGGAGAGATTAAGAGAAATAGTAGAACTACCTATGAGACATCCAGAGATCTTCAGACATCTAGGTATAGAACCTCCTAAAGGTATCCTACTCTACGGACCACCAGGAGTGGGGAAAACACTTCTAGCTAAGGCTCTGGCTAATGAAGTTGGTGCTTACTTCATAGCGATAAACGGTCCTGAGATAATGAGTAAATTCTATGGAGAATCCGAGGAAAGACTTAGAGAGGTTTTCAAAAAGGCTCAGGAGAATGCTCCAGCTATAATATTCATTGATGAGATAGATGCTATAGCTCCTAAGAGAAGTGAGGTTATCGGTGAGGTTGAGAAAAGAGTTGTAGCTCAGCTACTAACCCTCATGGACGGCCTTCAGAGTAGAGGGAGAGTTGTTGTCATCGGTGCAACGAATAGAATAGATGCGGTAGATCCTGCTCTCAGAAGACCTGGAAGATTTGATAGAGAGATCGAGATACCTCCACCCGATAGAAGAGCTCGCAGAGAGATTCTATTGGTTCACACAAGAAATGTACCTCTCTCGGAGGATGTTGACATAGAAAAACTAGCCGATCTAACACATGGTTTTACAGGAGCAGATCTAGCCGCACTCGTTAAAGAAGCTGCTATGATCTCTTTGAAGAGATTTCTCAGAGAAAACACTATAGATCTTTCAAAACCCATACCTCCAGACATGCTAAGCAAACTTGTTGTCGAAATGAGAGACTTCCTACAAGCTATGAACGTTGTACAACCCACCCTCATTAGAGAGGTATTTGTTGAAGTGCCTGAAGTTAGATGGAGCGATATAGGAGGTCTTGAGGATGTGAAGCAACAGCTTAGAGAAGCTGTTGAATGGCCTCTAAAGAATCCTCAGATATTTGAGAAGATGGGTATAAGACCTCCTAAAGGTATCCTACTCTACGGACCACCAGGAGTGGGGAAAACACTTCTAGCTAAGGCTGCCGCTACTGAGAGTGAGGCTAACTTTATAGCTGTAAACGGTCCTGAAGTGCTTAGCAAGTGGGTTGGTGAGAGTGAGAAAGCTATTAGAGAGATCTTTAGAAGAGCTAGAATGGTTGCACCAGTAATAGTGTTCTTCGACGAGATCGATGCCATAGCACCTGTGAGAGGTCATGATGTATCTGGTGTAACAGATAGAATAGTTAATCAGCTCTTAAGTGAGATGGATGGTATCAAGCCTTTGAGAGGAGTGGTTGTTATAGCAGCAACTAATAGACCTGATCTTATAGATCCAGCTCTTCTAAGGCCAGGACGTTTTGATAGAGTGATCTACGTACCTCCACCGGATAAGAAGGCAAGACTTGAGATTCTTAAGATCCATACGAGGAGAATCCCTCTAGCTAGTGATGTAGATCTGGAGAAGCTGGCAGAGATGACCGAAGGCTTTAGCGGTGCAGATATAGAGGCTCTAGTCAGAGAAGCAGTGATGCTAGCACTTAGAGAGAAACTTGAGGTAAGACCTGTGTCTATGGAGTATTTCATGAGAGCCTTGAAGAGTATTAAGCCAAGCCTTGTTGGTGATGTAAATAGAAAGTATGAGAATGCTATTGAAAAGCTCATTAGAAGCTCTTTTATGTGA
- a CDS encoding DNA-directed RNA polymerase subunit G, with translation MIKDLVKVKGIKKSLVPKIFIVDLEGSLVRVEMDLHQEIFEVKDGEELEFVLSSEKPEYRDGVDFCARGFIAGIKRDEKGFRVIASLWGFLVIIYPRDESISADLTPMKEIYLCLRRKTI, from the coding sequence TTGATAAAGGATCTTGTTAAAGTTAAAGGGATCAAAAAAAGTCTCGTCCCAAAGATCTTTATAGTAGATCTTGAAGGTTCTCTGGTTAGGGTGGAAATGGATCTTCATCAAGAGATATTCGAGGTTAAAGACGGTGAAGAACTTGAATTCGTACTCAGTAGCGAGAAGCCTGAGTATAGAGATGGTGTAGATTTCTGCGCCAGAGGTTTTATAGCTGGTATTAAGAGAGATGAAAAAGGTTTTAGAGTTATAGCAAGTCTCTGGGGGTTTCTGGTTATCATCTATCCTAGAGATGAGAGTATCTCAGCGGATCTCACTCCTATGAAGGAGATCTACTTATGTCTTAGAAGAAAAACTATTTAG
- a CDS encoding archease: protein MSVEEMSRFMRELEHTADVMYLVESESLIKLFEIAALGMFSYITDLNTVNEIECVSVKAEGFDLESLMYRWLENLLIEHDLRKFVARRVRVDSITIRKTENEESFLIEGFACGERFDREKHPAGIVVKAVTYSQMSIERDANGIWRTKIVLDI, encoded by the coding sequence ATGTCTGTAGAAGAGATGAGTAGATTCATGAGAGAATTAGAGCATACAGCAGATGTAATGTATCTTGTTGAAAGTGAATCTCTGATTAAATTGTTTGAGATTGCAGCTTTAGGCATGTTCAGTTATATAACGGATCTCAATACTGTTAATGAGATCGAGTGTGTGAGCGTGAAAGCTGAAGGATTTGATCTTGAGAGTCTCATGTATAGATGGCTTGAGAATCTTCTTATAGAACATGATCTCAGGAAATTTGTAGCTAGGAGGGTAAGAGTTGATAGCATAACTATTAGAAAAACTGAGAATGAGGAGAGTTTTCTAATAGAAGGTTTCGCATGTGGCGAGAGGTTTGATAGAGAGAAGCATCCTGCAGGTATAGTTGTTAAGGCTGTGACCTACTCTCAGATGAGCATTGAGAGAGATGCTAATGGTATTTGGAGAACTAAGATAGTTTTAGACATATAG